One region of Salinibacter grassmerensis genomic DNA includes:
- a CDS encoding SDR family oxidoreductase: MTDLSGTSAIVTGASSGIGEATAHRLVQDGASVALAARREERLDSLRDDIEAEGGTAIVCPTDVTDRDQVQALADATLDAFGSIDILVNNAGIMPLSLMENLHEDEWEQMVDVNVKGVLHAVGAVLPAMMEQEQGHIVNISSVAGRRTFPGSAVYSGTKFFVRALSERMRNELAPTHNIRVTSIEPGAVDTELTNTITDEDILAGMGDMQDEMQMMESADIADTIHYALTAPEHVDVEELLVMPTDQQG, encoded by the coding sequence ATGACCGACCTTAGTGGTACCTCCGCCATCGTCACAGGAGCGTCGAGCGGCATTGGCGAAGCCACCGCGCACCGCCTTGTCCAGGACGGCGCGTCCGTGGCGCTCGCCGCCCGCCGCGAGGAACGCCTTGACTCCCTCCGCGACGACATTGAAGCCGAGGGCGGCACCGCCATCGTCTGCCCCACCGACGTGACCGACCGGGACCAGGTGCAGGCCCTCGCCGACGCCACCCTCGACGCGTTCGGGAGCATCGACATCCTGGTCAACAACGCCGGCATCATGCCCCTCTCCCTCATGGAGAACCTCCACGAGGACGAGTGGGAGCAGATGGTAGACGTAAATGTGAAAGGGGTGCTCCACGCCGTGGGCGCCGTACTGCCCGCCATGATGGAGCAGGAGCAGGGGCACATCGTCAACATTTCCTCCGTGGCGGGGCGCCGCACCTTCCCCGGAAGCGCCGTGTACTCGGGCACCAAATTCTTCGTTCGGGCGCTGTCGGAGCGCATGCGCAACGAGTTGGCGCCCACCCACAACATCCGGGTCACGTCCATCGAGCCCGGCGCCGTCGACACGGAGCTAACCAATACCATCACCGACGAGGACATTCTGGCGGGGATGGGAGACATGCAGGACGAGATGCAGATGATGGAGTCCGCGGACATCGCGGACACGATCCATTACGCCTTGACGGCCCCCGAGCACGTGGACGTGGAGGAGCTTCTCGTGATGCCGACCGACCAGCAGGGGTAG
- a CDS encoding DoxX family protein — protein sequence MHRPSVYLIALLFTTAGTAHFVWPSAFVRLVPPYLPAPHALVYASGAAELLGALGVVVPELRGYAGWGLIVLLLAVFPANVHMALHPADFGRIPAWALYLRLPLQFALIGWIYWALGLRVET from the coding sequence ATGCACCGCCCCTCCGTCTACCTGATTGCCCTGCTCTTTACCACGGCGGGCACGGCCCACTTCGTGTGGCCGTCGGCCTTCGTGCGCCTCGTGCCGCCGTACCTGCCGGCCCCCCACGCGCTGGTGTACGCGAGTGGAGCCGCTGAACTGCTGGGGGCCCTCGGGGTGGTTGTCCCTGAACTGCGCGGGTACGCCGGGTGGGGCCTCATCGTGCTCCTGCTGGCCGTGTTTCCCGCCAACGTGCACATGGCCCTCCACCCGGCGGACTTTGGGCGCATTCCGGCGTGGGCGCTCTATCTGCGCCTGCCGCTCCAGTTCGCTCTCATCGGCTGGATCTACTGGGCCCTTGGGCTCCGAGTTGAGACGTGA
- a CDS encoding HAD-IG family 5'-nucleotidase, protein MDATDSSRGLFCNRTLNLRGIQAIGYDMDYTLIHYHMRKWEKRAYTFIREGLQEQGWPVDDLQFDPELAIRGLVIDAERGNVVKANRFGYVKRAFHGTDPLGYERQRDEYQRTLVDLGEDRWHFLNTLFSISSACMYMQLVDLLDANALEGSMGYTDLWERVQRTLDEAHMEGRLKEAIVQHPERFVNLDPQMPLTLLDQKRAGKKLLLITNSEWSYAQPMLAYAFDDFLPDDMTWRDLFDLSIVGARKPDFFSVDMPAFRIERDDGLLREHKNGPLEEDSVYVGGNAPLVERTLGLRGEEILYVGDHLFVDVNVSKKVLRWRTALVVRELEQEIEAFRSFADAQARLSRLMEQKEQLEAEFSAKRLQRQRLHESYGETDGHEVEALEQEMSALRTRLTALDEDIAPLAKASSQLVNENWGPLMRTGKDKSLFARQVERYADVYTGRVSNFLHHTPFTYLRSHRGSLPHDEAAERDPQYESLTSGYEWDETTAKERG, encoded by the coding sequence ATGGACGCCACCGATTCCTCCCGGGGCCTCTTCTGCAACCGTACCCTCAACCTGCGGGGGATTCAGGCCATCGGGTACGACATGGACTACACGCTCATCCACTACCACATGCGCAAGTGGGAGAAACGAGCCTACACGTTCATCCGGGAGGGCCTTCAGGAACAGGGCTGGCCGGTGGATGATCTGCAGTTCGACCCGGAGCTGGCCATCCGCGGCCTCGTGATCGACGCTGAGCGTGGCAACGTCGTGAAGGCCAACCGCTTCGGATACGTCAAGCGGGCCTTCCACGGCACCGATCCTCTCGGCTACGAGCGGCAACGCGACGAGTATCAGCGGACGCTCGTGGACCTCGGGGAGGACCGGTGGCACTTCCTCAACACCCTCTTCTCCATCTCGTCGGCCTGCATGTACATGCAGCTGGTGGACCTGCTCGACGCCAATGCGCTGGAGGGCTCCATGGGCTACACCGATCTGTGGGAGCGCGTACAGCGGACCCTCGACGAGGCCCACATGGAGGGGCGGCTCAAGGAGGCCATCGTCCAGCACCCGGAGCGCTTCGTGAACCTCGACCCGCAAATGCCCCTCACCCTTCTCGACCAGAAGCGTGCGGGGAAGAAGCTGCTGCTGATCACCAACTCCGAGTGGAGCTACGCCCAGCCGATGCTGGCGTACGCCTTCGACGACTTTCTCCCCGACGACATGACGTGGCGGGACCTCTTCGACCTGTCTATCGTGGGTGCGCGGAAGCCGGACTTCTTCTCGGTCGACATGCCGGCCTTCCGCATCGAGCGCGACGACGGCCTGCTGCGGGAGCACAAGAACGGCCCACTGGAGGAGGACAGCGTGTACGTGGGCGGTAACGCCCCACTCGTGGAGCGGACTCTCGGGCTGCGGGGCGAGGAGATCCTCTACGTGGGCGACCACCTGTTCGTGGACGTCAACGTATCGAAGAAGGTGCTGCGGTGGCGCACGGCCCTCGTGGTGCGGGAGTTGGAGCAGGAGATCGAGGCGTTCCGGTCGTTCGCCGACGCGCAGGCCCGTCTCTCGCGGCTGATGGAGCAGAAGGAGCAGCTGGAGGCGGAGTTCTCGGCGAAACGCCTGCAGCGTCAGCGCCTGCACGAGAGCTACGGCGAGACGGACGGCCATGAGGTCGAGGCCCTCGAACAAGAGATGTCGGCCCTCCGCACGCGTCTCACCGCACTCGACGAGGACATCGCCCCCCTCGCCAAGGCCTCCAGCCAACTCGTCAACGAGAACTGGGGCCCCCTCATGCGCACCGGCAAGGACAAGAGCCTCTTCGCGCGACAGGTGGAGCGCTACGCCGACGTCTACACCGGGCGCGTCTCCAACTTTCTCCACCACACGCCCTTCACGTACCTGCGCTCGCACCGTGGCAGCCTGCCCCACGACGAGGCCGCCGAGCGGGACCCGCAGTACGAGTCGCTGACCTCGGGCTACGAGTGGGACGAAACGACCGCCAAAGAGCGCGGGTAG
- the nuoH gene encoding NADH-quinone oxidoreductase subunit NuoH yields MIPSMVWTALGAFLVINAMLLSASLLVFAERRVSAFIQNRPGPNRVGPLGLLQPFADVLKFVLKEDVQPAQSNKFIHSMAPVVMVVIAMTTAALIPFAEGVVVADLNVGVIMLLALTSISVYGVTLAGWSSNSKFSLLGGLRSAAQMVSYELSMGLAVISVVLIAGSLNFMEIVEHQSSGGALLGWNAVRNPIGCLIFIVTAFAETNRAPFDLPEAEEELVAGYHTEYSGMKFGMFFLAEYVNWFIASFFIVTLFFGGYLVPFEPQLIALFPALEGSTLLTLLQFVSLMLKVGFFSFLFIWVRWTFPRFKYNQLMKVGWKYLLPISLANAILIALGVVLFGAVGL; encoded by the coding sequence ATGATCCCCTCAATGGTTTGGACGGCCCTCGGCGCCTTCCTCGTCATCAACGCGATGCTGCTCTCGGCGTCGCTGCTGGTATTTGCGGAGCGGCGCGTCTCGGCCTTCATTCAGAACCGTCCAGGGCCGAACCGGGTGGGGCCGCTCGGCCTCCTGCAGCCGTTCGCCGACGTGCTCAAGTTTGTGCTAAAGGAGGACGTTCAGCCCGCGCAGTCGAACAAGTTCATCCACTCGATGGCGCCCGTCGTCATGGTCGTCATCGCCATGACCACCGCGGCACTGATTCCGTTTGCCGAGGGAGTCGTCGTGGCCGATCTGAACGTGGGCGTTATCATGCTGCTGGCGCTCACCTCCATTAGCGTCTACGGCGTGACGCTGGCGGGCTGGAGCTCCAACAGCAAGTTCTCGCTGCTCGGCGGGCTGCGGTCGGCGGCACAGATGGTCTCCTACGAGCTCTCGATGGGCCTGGCGGTCATCTCTGTGGTTCTCATCGCCGGGTCGCTCAACTTCATGGAAATCGTAGAGCACCAGAGTTCGGGGGGCGCGCTGCTGGGCTGGAACGCGGTGCGCAATCCGATCGGCTGTCTCATCTTCATCGTGACCGCCTTCGCCGAGACGAACCGTGCGCCCTTCGACCTGCCGGAGGCGGAGGAGGAACTGGTGGCCGGCTACCACACCGAGTACAGCGGGATGAAATTCGGCATGTTCTTCCTCGCCGAATACGTGAACTGGTTCATCGCCTCCTTCTTTATCGTGACGCTCTTCTTTGGGGGCTACCTGGTGCCCTTCGAGCCGCAGCTGATTGCCTTGTTTCCGGCGCTGGAGGGCTCGACCCTGCTCACCCTGCTTCAGTTCGTGAGCCTGATGCTGAAGGTCGGCTTCTTCTCCTTCCTCTTCATCTGGGTGCGGTGGACGTTCCCGCGCTTCAAGTACAACCAGCTCATGAAGGTGGGCTGGAAGTACCTGCTGCCCATTTCCCTCGCGAACGCCATCCTGATCGCCCTCGGCGTCGTGCTCTTCGGAGCGGTCGGCCTGTAG
- a CDS encoding TetR/AcrR family transcriptional regulator — protein sequence MSIDDRQREDKRQRRHTILDAAGTVLREKGRDDMTMADIAEEAQISRSLLYVYFEDMDDIVLGVTHRCFRAMRERFETAAQQHETGRAQIRAIGDAYVRFSREKPTHFRLVAQFESRAADPDASSERVRQCLAEADRGLQVMSTAIRAGIDDGSIHPDLDPRQTAVTLWGSTHGLIQLAANKGSGLEKRYNLDPGSLVDSGLDFLGRALADSSDEDSS from the coding sequence ATGTCCATCGATGACCGACAGCGCGAAGACAAAAGACAGCGCCGCCACACCATCCTCGATGCCGCTGGGACCGTGCTCCGGGAAAAGGGACGGGACGACATGACGATGGCCGACATTGCCGAGGAGGCACAAATAAGTCGAAGTCTCCTCTACGTCTACTTCGAGGACATGGACGACATCGTGCTCGGGGTAACGCACCGGTGCTTCCGCGCAATGCGGGAGCGATTTGAGACCGCTGCGCAGCAACACGAGACGGGACGTGCCCAGATCCGGGCGATCGGTGACGCGTACGTCCGGTTTTCCCGAGAAAAGCCCACCCACTTTCGGCTCGTTGCCCAGTTTGAGTCTCGTGCCGCCGACCCTGACGCGTCCTCCGAGCGGGTGCGCCAGTGCCTTGCCGAGGCAGACCGGGGCTTACAGGTCATGAGCACCGCCATCCGGGCCGGCATTGATGACGGCTCGATTCACCCAGACCTTGACCCGCGGCAGACGGCCGTGACGCTCTGGGGCTCCACGCACGGGCTTATTCAACTTGCGGCCAACAAAGGAAGCGGTCTCGAGAAGCGATACAACTTGGATCCCGGCTCCCTCGTCGACAGCGGGCTTGACTTCCTCGGCCGAGCCCTTGCGGACTCTTCCGACGAAGACTCATCGTGA
- a CDS encoding PLP-dependent cysteine synthase family protein, with protein MPTDATLRSAQPDTLPPSPFPTDDPILGQIGGTPMLSYPGAEDGRLLCKMESANPTRSMKDRIAMGILTEALQNGAHDRVVEASSGNTAGAVALVANRLGFPCTLTCPEGTSPHKIGYMKAFGAEVRTCPDVDSDHPDHYRAVAQRIAEDTGAFLVDQYHNQSNPGVHYQWTGPEIWAQAGADITHLVSAMGTGGLVSGTARHIKEQAEDVGRDVTVVGVDAEHSNISTSFYGADAVPYDTCVEGLGKGGELPTMWFDHVDEMRDVADGEAFRQAREAAQTHGMPIGPSAGAALSVAQDIHDEQPDATVVMIVCDGGEQYFDTLFDV; from the coding sequence ATGCCAACCGACGCGACCCTCCGCTCCGCGCAGCCCGACACCCTACCGCCGTCCCCGTTTCCTACCGACGATCCCATCCTGGGACAGATCGGCGGCACACCCATGCTGTCGTATCCTGGGGCGGAGGATGGCCGACTGCTTTGCAAGATGGAGTCGGCGAACCCCACCCGTTCGATGAAGGACCGGATCGCCATGGGCATTTTGACGGAGGCACTTCAGAATGGGGCGCACGACCGGGTCGTGGAGGCTAGCTCCGGCAACACGGCGGGCGCCGTCGCCCTCGTTGCGAATCGGCTGGGCTTTCCCTGCACGCTGACGTGTCCGGAAGGGACGAGTCCGCACAAGATCGGCTACATGAAGGCATTCGGCGCGGAGGTGCGAACGTGTCCCGACGTGGACTCGGACCATCCCGACCACTACCGAGCGGTCGCCCAGCGCATCGCCGAGGACACCGGCGCGTTTTTGGTTGACCAGTACCACAACCAGTCCAATCCAGGGGTCCACTACCAGTGGACGGGGCCCGAAATTTGGGCGCAGGCCGGCGCCGACATCACTCACCTCGTCAGCGCGATGGGCACGGGCGGCCTTGTGAGCGGAACGGCCCGGCACATTAAAGAGCAGGCCGAAGACGTGGGGCGAGACGTGACCGTTGTGGGCGTTGACGCCGAGCACTCTAACATCTCCACCTCGTTTTATGGCGCCGACGCGGTTCCCTACGACACCTGCGTGGAGGGGCTGGGCAAGGGCGGCGAACTTCCCACCATGTGGTTCGATCACGTCGACGAGATGCGCGACGTGGCCGACGGGGAGGCCTTCCGACAGGCCCGCGAGGCCGCTCAGACCCACGGAATGCCCATCGGGCCAAGCGCCGGGGCCGCCCTTTCCGTCGCTCAGGACATTCACGACGAGCAGCCGGACGCAACGGTTGTCATGATCGTCTGTGACGGCGGCGAGCAGTACTTCGACACGCTGTTCGACGTGTAG
- a CDS encoding response regulator transcription factor → MSSEAVRDKTQIIVVDKHPAIREVLRSRIEDRPEMQLEAESANSKEALTLVEQHDPDVVVVEISLGDADGLTLIQEIRSKVPEVRILVFSKYNEDLYAERAVEAGASGYIMKTEPTEEVMRAIELVSEGQVFLSRHVSSRILSRLVRGSGDAETSPLEKLTDRELTVFRKIGEGHSVRQIAGQLDLNRKTIETYRRRAKEKLGHDTVEDLLRHAVQWVEQGTREQTDTE, encoded by the coding sequence ATGAGCTCCGAAGCGGTCCGCGATAAGACGCAGATTATCGTCGTTGACAAGCACCCAGCCATCCGGGAGGTTCTACGGTCCAGGATTGAGGACCGTCCAGAGATGCAGCTGGAGGCGGAATCTGCAAATTCGAAGGAGGCCCTCACCCTCGTTGAGCAACACGATCCCGACGTGGTGGTCGTGGAAATTTCGCTGGGCGACGCCGACGGGCTGACGCTTATTCAGGAAATTCGCTCCAAGGTGCCGGAGGTCCGCATCCTCGTCTTCTCGAAGTACAACGAGGACCTGTACGCGGAGCGCGCCGTCGAGGCAGGAGCCTCAGGCTACATCATGAAGACAGAGCCCACCGAGGAAGTGATGCGGGCCATCGAGCTCGTCAGTGAGGGACAGGTGTTTCTGAGTCGGCACGTCTCGTCCCGCATCCTGAGCCGGTTGGTGCGTGGCAGCGGCGATGCGGAGACGTCGCCGCTCGAAAAACTTACCGATCGGGAGTTGACCGTCTTTCGGAAAATCGGCGAGGGACACAGCGTGCGCCAGATTGCCGGCCAGCTCGACCTGAATCGGAAAACGATTGAGACCTACCGGCGACGCGCGAAGGAAAAGCTCGGCCACGACACCGTGGAGGACCTGCTACGGCACGCCGTACAGTGGGTGGAGCAGGGAACGCGCGAGCAGACAGACACAGAATAG